In one window of Bemisia tabaci chromosome 6, PGI_BMITA_v3 DNA:
- the LOC109030193 gene encoding uncharacterized protein has protein sequence MIQKSLLTLTLLLICGAGAVTLDPPATLPSIGQINCNSQVQLGTLAAYVKKVVAEYFAFKDPACAGAFAILDKARLAAETFQPVNAAKLTLELDGAKAALQGLCDGATAIIDKLEAEALLTIAEVGAGAPCNPVDPGFNFTDVFDYSGLLQLNISCIPTPVTLTCVKATLGNQCPCDCGEL, from the exons ATGATACAGAAAAGCTTATTGACACTAACCCTGCTCCTCATCTGCGGGGCTGGAGCTGTGACCCTCGATCCACCGGCAACCCTACCCTCCATCGGCCAAATCAACTGTAACAGTCAGGTGCAACTGGGCACGCTTGCCGCATACGTTAAAAAAGTAGTCGCCGAATACTTCGCCTTTAAGGATCCGGCCTGCGCAGGAGCCTTCGCGATCTTGGATAAGGCCAGATTAGCGGCGGAGACCTTCCAACCTGTAAATGCCGCAAAg ttgaCGCTTGAATTAGACGGTGCCAAGGCCGCCTTACAGGGGCTCTGCGATGGGGCGACTGCGATCATCGACAAACTGGAGGCCGAGGCGTTACTCACAATTGCCGAAGTGGGGGCCGGCGCTCCATGCAATCCAGTGGACCCGggcttcaattttacagatgtaTTCGACTATTCGGGGCTACTCCAATTGAATATCTCTTGTATTCCCACACCTGTCACATTGACATGTGTTAAAGCCACGCTTGGAAATCAGTGTCCTTGCGACTGCGGTGAGCTCTGA